In the genome of Dermacentor silvarum isolate Dsil-2018 chromosome 1, BIME_Dsil_1.4, whole genome shotgun sequence, one region contains:
- the LOC119446289 gene encoding isocitrate dehydrogenase [NADP] cytoplasmic-like, translating into MARVVGHLLQESIIEPCVDTDQRAFHLSIEHRNQTNDNVILEAAQALKLHNVGVKCATITAEKDVAEKYHLKRTWMSPNAAIRNALGGDVFRKPIACRNVPPLMNQWRRSIITACHAFGDQYNSQDFVVRGTGTLQIKYSPSIGAPCNLDVSVGKFNT; encoded by the coding sequence atggcgcgcgtcGTCGGGCACCTGCTCCAGGAGAGTATCATCGAGCCGTGCGTGGACACCGACCAGAGAGCGTTCCATCTGTCAATCGAACATCGCAACCAGACCAACGACAATGTTATCCTGGAGGCCGCCCAGGCGCTCAAGTTGCATAACGTGGGCGTCAAGTGCGCCACCATCACGGCGGAGAAGGACGTTGCCGAGAAGTACCACTTGAAGCGCACGTGGATGTCGCCCAACGCCGCCATTCGCAACGCCCTTGGCGGTGATGTGTTCCGGAAGCCCATTGCCTGCCGCAACGTCCCTCCGCTCATGAATCAGTGGCGCAGGTCCATCATCACTGCGTGCCACGCGTTCGGCGACCAGTACAACAGCCAGGACTTCGTGGTCCGCGGAACCGGCACGCTCCAGATCAAGTACTCGCCCTCCATCGGAGCTCCCTGCAACCTTGACGTAAGTGTCGGCAAATTTAATACGTAG